One part of the Diadema setosum chromosome 22, eeDiaSeto1, whole genome shotgun sequence genome encodes these proteins:
- the LOC140245318 gene encoding carbohydrate sulfotransferase 11-like, with the protein MQQHQQPDEPDVEVANERCKMTPGVTKSGKSALYMTGLFIACIAGYMYGTVNNGSYIAVNSWKDNLLYTGDSRNTVPDVSRTIQSSLPFGVCEGGDCSAIPAEDIKIVAKEEDAPVEEKDNQNTRKATIKRVCRENEQLVLSKISDVTLKTLYVDEKDKIIYCSIPKAGCTSWKRLLMSATNDSVQVESISKDYAHHNKMLRTLYEYPESQREPILRSYRKFTFVRNPFIRLLSAYKDKFESLWQYRDNPNGIYFRRFAADIMHKYRPNATEEELRSGENVTWPEFVLYVSHLRESDFNEHWTPMYRLCAPCQIRYDFVGRIENIGNDYRYLQKKLLNFTHAPTRFPGQYDRPTNSSEYTYDAYGEVTLQQLRQLWDIYKWDFWLFGYKKPDFI; encoded by the exons ATGCAGCAGCACCAGCAGCCCGATGAACCGGACGTGGAGGTCGCCAACGAGAGATGCAAGATGACGCCGGGTGTGACGAAATCGGGAAAGAGCGCCCTTTACATGACGGGGCTCTTTATAGCTTGTATCGCCGGCTATATGTACGGCACCGTCAACAACGGCAGCTACATAGCTG TCAACTCCTGGAAGGACAACCTGCTGTATACCGGCGATTCGAGGAACACTGTTCCAGACGTCTCCAGGACAATCCAGAGCAGCCTTCCGTTCGGTGTCTGTGAAGGCGGCGATTGTTCGGCCATACCAGCAGAG GACATCAAGATAGTTGCAAAGGAGGAAGACGCACCCGTGGAGGAGAAGGACAACCAAAATACCCGCAAAGCGACGATCAAGAGGGTGTGCAGAGAGAACGAACAGCTAGTCTTGAGTAAAATATCCGACGTCACTCTCAAAACGCTGTACGTGGACGAGAAGGATAAGATAATCTACTGCTCCATCCCCAAAGCGGGCTGTACCAGTTGGAAGAGACTGCTCATGTCCGCAACGAACGACTCGGTTCAGGTCGAGTCAATCTCCAAGGACTACGCGCACCACAACAAAATGCTTCGCACGCTCTACGAGTACCCGGAGTCACAGCGGGAGCCGATTCTCCGCAGCTACCGGAAGTTCACCTTCGTCCGGAATCCCTTCATCCGGCTTCTTTCCGCGTACAAGGACAAGTTCGAGTCGCTTTGGCAGTACCGCGACAACCCCAACGGCATCTACTTTCGCCGCTTCGCCGCCGACATAATGCACAAGTACCGGCCGAATGCGACCGAAGAGGAACTGCGGAGCGGCGAAAACGTCACGTGGCCCGAATTCGTGCTGTACGTGTCGCACCTGAGAGAAAGCGATTTCAATGAGCACTGGACTCCTATGTACCGACTATGCGCACCTTGCCAGATCCGCTACGACTTCGTTGGCAGGATCGAAAACATAGGCAATGATTACCGCTATCTGCAGAAGAAACTTCTGAATTTTACACACGCGCCCACTCGGTTTCCCGGTCAATACGACAGACCTACGAACAGCTCCGAGTACACTTACGATGCGTACGGTGAAGTGACGTTACAACAGTTGCGCCAGCTATGGGACATTTACAAATGGGACTTCTGGCTTTTTGGGTACAAAAAGCCAGATTTTATTTAA
- the LOC140245463 gene encoding homeobox protein Mohawk-like has translation MSNRARRKRQTMQDMTKPLKQWLYNHRDYPYPNKREKLLLSLNSKMTLVQVSNWFANARRRMKNTVGRPWLTWEQRIRQYDNHVTGNTERLSVSSRDTATEDDFHPMLDTGYANVILDNDDDVRDDEDSRRTQTTWKHNSSATDGKHSLATTHKFKNTILQRYLNDSYEHARNLQNDAQFTGVCRNTSYPAQSESARNAHPLPTTDSLSDAEITAGHCRGQRVKFTALDSVGSNEYEYLSSSPDSTSSISCLSSRQRHSSEEYSLASSSDDWTSFLKDVKNPEFKCKEDEETYWQEIVAAVALTNMARSRHRGK, from the exons ATGTCAAACAGAGCGCGCCGCAAGCGGCAGACCATGCAAGACATGACGAAACCTTTGAAGCAATGGTTGTATAACCACAGGGACTACCCGTACCCAAACAAGAGGGAGAAGCTACTCCTTTCGCTCAACTCAAAGATGACCCTTGTACAG GTATCCAACTGGTTCGCTAACGCCCGTCGTCGAATGAAGAACACCGTTGGCAGACCGTGGCTAACATGGGAGCAGCGAATCAGACAGTATGACAACCACGTGACAGGAAACACGGAAAGACTCAGTGTCAGTTCCAGGGACACGGCGACAG AGGATGATTTCCATCCCATGCTGGACACAGGATATGCAAATGTCATCTTAGACAACGATGATGACGTCAGGGATGACGAAGACAGCCGTCGTACTCAAACAACCTGGAAGCACAACAGCAGCGCCACTGACGGCAAACACTCGCTCGCTACCACGCACAAGTTCAAGAACACCATTCTCCAGCGCTATCTGAATGACTCATATGAGCACGCACGGAATCTGCAAAATGACGCACAGTTTACCGGCGTCTGTCGTAACACGAGCTATCCTGCGCAGTCTGAAAGCGCGCGGAACGCGCATCCATTGCCAACAACGGACAGTTTGAGCGACGCAGAGATCACAGCGGGTCACTGCAGAGGTCAAAGGGTAAAGTTCACAGCATTGGACTCCGTGGGTTCCAACGAGTACGAATATCTCTCCTCGTCACCCGATTCGACCTCATCGATTTCCTGCCTTAGTTCTCGCCAACGTCATTCCTCTGAAG AATACTCTCTTGCCTCGTCGTCAGATGACTGGACGTCGTTTTTGAAAGACGTTAAAAATCCAGAGTTCAAATG CAAGGAAGACGAGGAAACATACTGGCAGGAGATAGTGGCAGCTGTTGCGCTCACCAACATGGCGCGTTCCCGACATCGAGGAAAGTAG
- the LOC140245009 gene encoding diamine acetyltransferase 1-like produces MESSYLIRRGQADDAAALYSLIKEMSEYEKLSAGSLQMTIDGVREHILSADSPATCLVIEDENSSKDVADLAGFAVYNTIVQAYTGKSTYLNSLFVAAKHRRKGLASALLNTVAKDSRKSGCSAMTWRVYAWDSETIRVYEKLGAHNVTKDEELEIFALDNEKLQALAERELKSREDVKIDIQTHQDPDS; encoded by the exons ATGGAAAGTTCGTACTTGATTCGCCGCGGGCAAGCGGACGATGCTGCTGCCCTCTATAGTCTGATAAAAGAGATGTCAGAGTATGAGAAACTTTCCGCCGGGTCTCTTCAGATGACGATTGACG GGGTAAGGGAGCACATTCTCTCCGCCGACTCGCCGGCGACGTGTCTTGTCATCGAAGACGAAAACTCTTCCAAAGATGTAGCAGATTTGGCGGGCTTCGCAGTCTATAACACGATTGTTCAAGCTTACACCGGCAAGTCAACTTATCTGAACAGTCTCTTCGTTGCAGCCAAGCACAGGC GAAAGGGACTTGCATCGGCGTTACTCAACACGGTGGCAAAG GATTCCCGTAAGTCTGGATGCTCCGCCATGACGTGGCGCGTCTACGCGTGGGACTCGGAGACGATCAGGGTTTACGAGAAGTTGGGTGCGCACAACGTCACCAAAGATGAGGAACTGGAGATCTTCGCCCTCGATAACGAAAAATTACAAGCCCTGGCCGAGAGAGAACTCAAATCGAGGGAGGACGTGAAGATTGATATACAGACACACCAAGATCCCGATTCATGA